One genomic region from Phragmites australis chromosome 1, lpPhrAust1.1, whole genome shotgun sequence encodes:
- the LOC133920095 gene encoding auxin-responsive protein IAA6-like isoform X1, protein MEDSKKRQALPQLLDLIPDEKEWKAREAQVPGRSRNTAFGAEEDKKLELKLGLPGFIEKDIAAMSRDEGIQQESPALSLGYFPKPSKSTTNSTTTGTKRGFIDTVEAKTKGCNEQKQQVRAGCGNKLALEEKIAAMSERKKGCCPRPSHAPPAASVRNSGNRPQAQGRGASAPVVGWPPIRSFRRNLANSNSSKQPPGPQNGETSATAKLTCKKNPLVKINMDGIPIGRKVDLVAYDSYQKLSVAVKELFHCFLEVAVQKDKSSAEGGQYGADEKIFSQLLDGSGEYTLVYEDNEGDKMLVGDVPWNVFVSNAKRLRVLRSSELSHGLIGAAPKRIANC, encoded by the exons ATGGAAGACTCCAAAAAGAGACAAGCCCTTCCACAGCTGCTAGATCTTATCCCGGATGAGAAAGAATGGAAGGCGAGGGAAGCACAAGTGCCAGGGAGATCAAGAAACACAGCCTTTGGGGCCGAGGAGGACAAGAAGCTAGAGCTAAAACTCGGTCTTCCAGGTTTCATAGAAAAAGATATAGCAGCAATGTCAAGAGATGAAGGGATACAGCAAGAGAGCCCGGCTCTCTCTCTTGGTTACTTCCCTAAACCCTCGAAGTCTACCACCAACAGTACAACAACTGGGACAAAGAGGGGATTCATAGACACTGTTGAGGCCAAAACAAAAG GTTGTAATGAGCAGAAGCAGCAGGTCAGAGCGGGATGTGGGAACAAACTAGCACTGGAGGAAAAGATAGCAGCCATGAGCGAGAGAAAGAAAGGATGCTGCCCACGACCATCGCATGCCCCTCCTGCTGCATCTGTGCGCAACAGCGGCAACAGACCACAGGCCCAGGGAAG AGGGGCTTCAGCTCCGGTGGTAGGTTGGCCTCCAATCCGATCCTTCAGGAGAAACCTTGCTAACAGCAATTCATCCAAACAACCCCCTGGACCGCAAAATGGTGAAACTAGCGCGACGGCGAAACTCACCTGCAAGAAGAATCCTCTCGTAAAAATCAACATGGATGGGATCCCCATTGGAAGGAAAGTAGACCTTGTAGCCTATGACAGCTACCAGAAGCTATCAGTGGCTGTCAAAGAGCTTTTCCATTGTTTTCTTGAAG TTGCAGTTCAAAAGGATAAATCTAGTGCTGAAGGTGGACAGTACGGAGcagatgaaaaaatattttctcaattattgGATGGATCTGGTGAATATACTCTAGTTTACGAAGACAATGAAGGAGACAAGATGCTAGTGGGGGACGTGCCATGGAA TGTCTTCGTCTCAAATGCCAAAAGGCTGAGGGTTCTGAGGAGCTCAGAACTTTCCCATGGCCTG ATTGGAGCGGCTCCTAAAAGAATAGCAAATTGCTGA
- the LOC133920095 gene encoding auxin-responsive protein IAA6-like isoform X2, with protein MEDSKKRQALPQLLDLIPDEKEWKAREAQVPGRSRNTAFGAEEDKKLELKLGLPGFIEKDIAAMSRDEGIQQESPALSLGYFPKPSKSTTNSTTTGTKRGFIDTVEAKTKGCNEQKQQVRAGCGNKLALEEKIAAMSERKKGCCPRPSHAPPAASVRNSGNRPQAQGRGASAPVVGWPPIRSFRRNLANSNSSKQPPGPQNGETSATAKLTCKKNPLVKINMDGIPIGRKVDLVAYDSYQKLSVAVKELFHCFLEVQKDKSSAEGGQYGADEKIFSQLLDGSGEYTLVYEDNEGDKMLVGDVPWNVFVSNAKRLRVLRSSELSHGLIGAAPKRIANC; from the exons ATGGAAGACTCCAAAAAGAGACAAGCCCTTCCACAGCTGCTAGATCTTATCCCGGATGAGAAAGAATGGAAGGCGAGGGAAGCACAAGTGCCAGGGAGATCAAGAAACACAGCCTTTGGGGCCGAGGAGGACAAGAAGCTAGAGCTAAAACTCGGTCTTCCAGGTTTCATAGAAAAAGATATAGCAGCAATGTCAAGAGATGAAGGGATACAGCAAGAGAGCCCGGCTCTCTCTCTTGGTTACTTCCCTAAACCCTCGAAGTCTACCACCAACAGTACAACAACTGGGACAAAGAGGGGATTCATAGACACTGTTGAGGCCAAAACAAAAG GTTGTAATGAGCAGAAGCAGCAGGTCAGAGCGGGATGTGGGAACAAACTAGCACTGGAGGAAAAGATAGCAGCCATGAGCGAGAGAAAGAAAGGATGCTGCCCACGACCATCGCATGCCCCTCCTGCTGCATCTGTGCGCAACAGCGGCAACAGACCACAGGCCCAGGGAAG AGGGGCTTCAGCTCCGGTGGTAGGTTGGCCTCCAATCCGATCCTTCAGGAGAAACCTTGCTAACAGCAATTCATCCAAACAACCCCCTGGACCGCAAAATGGTGAAACTAGCGCGACGGCGAAACTCACCTGCAAGAAGAATCCTCTCGTAAAAATCAACATGGATGGGATCCCCATTGGAAGGAAAGTAGACCTTGTAGCCTATGACAGCTACCAGAAGCTATCAGTGGCTGTCAAAGAGCTTTTCCATTGTTTTCTTGAAG TTCAAAAGGATAAATCTAGTGCTGAAGGTGGACAGTACGGAGcagatgaaaaaatattttctcaattattgGATGGATCTGGTGAATATACTCTAGTTTACGAAGACAATGAAGGAGACAAGATGCTAGTGGGGGACGTGCCATGGAA TGTCTTCGTCTCAAATGCCAAAAGGCTGAGGGTTCTGAGGAGCTCAGAACTTTCCCATGGCCTG ATTGGAGCGGCTCCTAAAAGAATAGCAAATTGCTGA